In Thermococcus sp. 21S7, one DNA window encodes the following:
- a CDS encoding HD family hydrolase, which yields MSLIDLFIEAGNLKKLPRTGWLLRGVSNPESIADHSYRVALITLFLADELKARGVEIDVERALKIAVLHDLAEARVTDIPLTAQYYLDKGRAEKKAAMELFIKTPNPKEYFRLWREYEEGLSLEGRLVKFADKLEMLVQAHEYEKAGFKDLDEFWGALDSLKESEFYEHFRELVEELAEIRRTVK from the coding sequence ATGTCCCTCATCGACCTTTTTATCGAGGCTGGGAACCTGAAAAAACTTCCCAGAACGGGCTGGCTCCTCAGAGGCGTTTCAAACCCGGAGAGCATAGCCGACCACAGCTACCGCGTTGCCCTGATAACTCTTTTCCTGGCCGACGAGCTAAAAGCGAGAGGCGTTGAGATAGACGTTGAGCGGGCCCTCAAGATAGCGGTTCTCCACGACCTCGCCGAGGCAAGGGTCACCGACATACCCCTGACGGCGCAGTACTACCTCGACAAGGGCAGGGCCGAGAAGAAGGCCGCGATGGAGCTTTTCATAAAGACTCCAAACCCAAAGGAGTATTTCAGGCTCTGGCGAGAGTACGAAGAGGGACTTAGCTTGGAGGGCAGGCTCGTAAAGTTCGCCGACAAGCTGGAGATGCTGGTTCAGGCCCACGAGTACGAAAAGGCCGGCTTCAAAGACCTCGACGAGTTCTGGGGTGCGCTGGATTCCCTTAAGGAGAGCGAGTTCTACGAGCACTTCCGGGAGCTTGTTGAGGAGCTTGCGGAGATAAGGAGAACGGTTAAATAG